A genomic stretch from Podospora pseudoanserina strain CBS 124.78 chromosome 3, whole genome shotgun sequence includes:
- a CDS encoding hypothetical protein (COG:O; EggNog:ENOG503NZZU; MEROPS:MER0011254): MKPSTLLTFLAHLVATEACLTEQERHGGHIIDLKAHLARGTINRRQANLGTVPVAVGDRFQNGTTVPIGLGYNANATFDTILNCEEIKSAVFGLAKQYGKDKFQYFEMPYKTYENRAMYGARVGGSGKKGDKGYKVLLESGIHSRERGGPDHLIYFISDLLRAAKDKKGLVYGGMSYSTAQVQSALSLGIVIIPVVNPDGLAFDQATDSCWRKNRNLDRAIDGEPVSVGVDLNRNFAPVWNFTKAFAPGVDPSSDDPNSEIYHGTGPLSEPETKNVDWTLDQFPDLGWFLDLHSPATLVLYGWCHDSNQAVDRAQNWQNKTFDGKRGVVPDRSGFEYKEFLEQKDWDALTLAAARVAGGMTDSTGRFYRSLQAPHLYPSSGCSADQGLVRAALDPKKKKMYGIGVEFGEWNYQAECLFYPTQEQHRLNMIESSVAFMELLLAAVRLG; this comes from the coding sequence ATGAAgccatccaccctcctcaccttcctcgcccacctcGTGGCGACCGAAGCCTGTCTCACTGAGCAGGAGCGGCACGGCGGCCACATCATCGACCTCAAAGCCCACCTTGCCAGAGGCACCATCAATCGCCGTCAAGCCAACCTCGGCACCGTTCCCGTCGCTGTTGGTGACCGCTTCCAGAACGGcaccaccgtccccatcGGTCTCGGTTACAACGCCAATGCCACCTtcgacaccatcctcaactGCGAAGAGATCAAGTCTGCCGTGTTTGGCCTTGCCAAACAGTATGGCAAGGACAAATTCCAGTACTTTGAGATGCCGTACAAGACGTACGAGAACAGGGCCATGTATGGTGCCAGGGTTGGTGGGAGTGGCAAGAAGGGGGACAAGGGGTACAAGGTTCTTCTCGAGAGCGGTATTCACTCGCGTGAGAGAGGTGGGCCAGATCATTTGATTTATTTCATTTCTGACCTCCTCCGTGCTGcaaaggacaagaagggaTTGGTGTATGGTGGCATGTCGTATTCCACGGCCCAGGTCCAGTCGGCTTTGTCACTgggcatcgtcatcatccctGTTGTCAACCCAGATGGACTGGCTTTCGATCAAGCGACCGACTCTTGCTGGCGCAAGAATCGTAACCTAGATAGGGCGATTGATGGAGAGCCTGTGTCGGTTGGTGTGGACTTGAACCGCAACTTTGCGCCGGTTTGGAACTTCACCAAGGCTTTCGCGCCTGGAGTTGACCCCTCCTCTGACGACCCGAACAGCGAGATTTATCACGGTACTGGACCGCTGTCGGAGCCGGAGACGAAGAATGTTGACTGGACACTCGACCAGTTTCCTGACCTTGGGTGGTTCCTGGACCTACACTCGCCGGCAACGTTGGTGCTGTACGGATGGTGTCACGATTCGAACCAGGCTGTGGATAGGGCCCAGAACTGGCAGAACAAGACCTTTGACGGGAAGAGAGGTGTGGTGCCAGATAGGTCAGGTTTCGAGTACAAGGAATTCTTGGAGCAGAAGGACTGGGATGCTCTGACGCTAGCAGCCGCGAGGGTTGCGGGTGGAATGACAGACTCGACGGGACGCTTTTACCGGTCACTTCAAGCTCCTCATTTGTATCCCAGCAGTGGCTGCTCCGCGGACCAGGGCCTTGTCAGGGCAGCTTTGgatccgaagaagaagaaaatgtATGGGATTGgggtggagtttggggagtGGAATTACCAGGCTGAGTGCTTGTTCTACCCGACTCAAGAGCAGCACAGGCTGAACATGATTGAGAGCAGTGTAGCTTTCATGGAGTtgcttcttgctgctgtcagGTTGGGATGA
- the EGC2 gene encoding endo-1,4-beta-glucanase (CAZy:GH5; COG:G; EggNog:ENOG503NVK2): protein MVSHAMRVHQRCHDRSTVVSIPSPFTHCSLGTEGKMAPKTPMRCLRVEGTDIVDADGKQVILKGCATGGHTNMENFITGYPGHENEMRKAMLEVLGQEKYDFFFDKFLEYFFTPSDARFLASLGLNCIRIPINYHHFLDDHNPGIIKQEGFKLIDRIVDACAAEGLYTIIDMHTFPGGQNQGWHSDAGIHKALFWDFKVFQDSMTDLWVEIAKHYKNNTWVAGYNPMNEPADPDHTALQAWYKRVEKAIREVDPDHILFLDGNTYAMDFTGFKEVLPNCVYAIHDYASFGFPAGEPYVGSPEQKESLQKTYERKVQFMKEKDVPIWNGEFGPVYASPGDENYEKVNQQRYDLLGQQLKIYKKDEISWSIWLYKDIGFQGMVHASPDSAYIKLLKPFLEKKKRLGVDKWGRDDSAVKHIYEPVIAHFKEAILPENINKRYPQVWKIEGHIHRVLRETLMSEILCWEYASYFEGKTLEELDELAGSFKLENCVKREGLNEILRRDAEGRTA, encoded by the exons ATGGTCAGCCATGCCATGCGAGTACATCAACGTTGTCATGACCGTTCAACTGTTGTCTCGATTCCATCCCCCTTCACACATTGCTCTTTGGGCACTGAAGGGAAGATGGCGCCAAAGACACCAATGAGATGCCTCCGTGTGGAGGGGACTGACAtcgttgatgctgatggAAAGCAGGTAATTCTCAAAGGT TGTGCCACTGGCGGTCACACCAACATGGAGAACTTCATCACTGGCTACCCTGGTCATGAGAATGAGATGAGGAAGGCAATGCTCGAGGTTCTCGGTCAGGAGAAATATGACTTCTTCTTCGACAAG TTCCTCGAATACTTCTTCACTCCCTCCGACGCCCGCTTTCTTGCCTCCCTTGGCCTAAACTGCATCCGCATCCCCATCAACTACCACCACTTCCTTGATGACCACAACCCGGGCATCATCAAGCAGGAAGGCTTCAAGCTCATTGATCGCATTGTCGACGCCTGTGCAGCGGAGGGCTTATATACCATCATCGACATGCACACCTTCCCTGGAGGCCAAAATCAAGGCTGGCACTCTGATGCGGGTATTCACAAAGCTCTGTTTTGGGACTTCAAAGTCTTCCAGGACAGCATGACGGATCTTTGGGTCGAGATTGCGAAGCATTACAAAAATAACACCTGG GTCGCTGGCTACAACCCCATGAACGAACCCGCCGACCCTGACCACACTGCACTTCAAGCCTGGTACAAGCGAGTCGAAAAGGCTATTCGCGAGGTTGACCCAGATCACATTCTGTTTCTGGACGGCAACACCTACGCCATGGATTTCACCGGGTTCAAGGAAGTCCTCCCCAACTGCGTGTACGCCATACACGACTACGCCAGCTTTGGCTTCCCAGCAGGCGAGCCCTATGTTGGAAGCCCCGAGCAGAAGGAGTCCCTGCAGAAGACATACGAGAGGAAGGTGCAGTTCATGAAAGAGAAAGATGTCCCG ATTTGGAACGGCGAGTTTGGTCCCGTCTATGCGAGCCCGGGAGACGAGAACTATGAGAAAGTCAATCAGCAACGTTACGACCTGCTAGGCCAGCAGCTGAAAATCTACAAGAAAGATGAGATCAGCTGGAGCATTTGGCTGTACAAAGACATTGGGTTTCAAGGCATGGTCCACGCTTCGCCAGACTCGGCTTACATCAAGCTGCTGAAGCCTTttctggagaagaagaagcgtTTGGGTGTTGATAAATG GGGCCGCGACGACTCTGCCGTAAAGCACATCTACGAGCCCGTCATCGCTCACTTCAAGGAGGCAATTCTTCCCGAGAATATCAACAAGAGATACCCACAAGTCTGGAAGATAGAAGGGCATATTCACCGAGTGTTGAGGGAGACTCTCATGAGTGAGATTTTGTGCTGGGAGTATGCGAGTTACTTTGAGGGCAAGACGTTGGAGGAGCTAGATGAGCTGGCGGGGAGTTTCAAGTTGGAGAACTGTGTGaaaagggaggggttgaat
- a CDS encoding hypothetical protein (EggNog:ENOG503P5U0; COG:S): MSNVDNSLDFFPRPALARCASHRKPSPLTSTAMASLPPYQYQPLDLDADSIRLVRLCKGLSNEQIHCELLETYVHASKGVPYEALSYTWGTIDREEFIIVGRNSTLQVTENLYTALVNLRHPHTDRLLWIDAICIDQNNDKERGHQVGQMRKIYQNAEEVLVWLGPGRTAEAQLAMKFLEDVNEQVSETDQLWSWKLRRENWRSELNWRKWKFLERLPDTTLAEYRGALEGLLASPWFRRVWIIQEVACSKKARIMCGRKSIPSRTFAIAPEFLGSAVDDHVQAILDVMPGFRRSESWWSHTRTLGILLRKFRDSQATDIRDKVFALLGMAPDAEAEITPDYETDTRQIVQKTASFLVFGKVVDKKTYEFPLWSLRELPEKTDEMVEEALHRMMSGGGILSTDVWIHVPVSLDPADLLNGWNTRGEYGQYSTGFVRWNDQRILMKLARFVFREALDTLALLGPEPNLGQKASRPSVSLAVCLAAQYQQWKVVKLLVGYPTAVRKSDMDSLESPGLTRAIWMAAWKRHLKMIRLIKYGVDLDAKWEHGDLERADAIDVCNALVVIDGASDSALPEFDDSETKLIGWWHIYVREVKIMELLAARGVPLDQIWAFPNRKNWVSNAPRIVETFIMHGIEIGPVCKALCKASGVGVVDGYGD; the protein is encoded by the coding sequence ATGAGCAACGTCGACAACAGCCTAGATTTCTTCCCTCGCCCCGCATTGGCTCGCTGCGCCTCACACCGCAAACCTTCACCTTTGACCTCAACAGCTATGGCTTCATTACCACCATATCAGTACCAACCGCTCGACCTCGATGCCGACTCGATCCGTCTCGTCCGACTATGCAAAGGATTGTCCAATGAGCAGATCCActgcgagcttctcgagaccTACGTCCATGCCTCCAAAGGCGTCCCATACGAAGCACTCTCGTACACATGGGGAACCATAGATCGAGAGGAATTCATCATTGTTGGCCGCAATTCAACCTTGCAGGTGACGGAGAACCTGTATACCGCCCTCGTAAACCTCAGACACCCACATACTGATAGGTTATTGTGGATTGATGCGATATGCATCGATCAAAACAATGACAAGGAACGGGGCCACCAGGTTGGTCAAATGAGGAAAATCTATCAGAATGCCGAGGAGGTCCTTGTGTGGCTGGGTCCCGGAAGAACTGCTGAAGCACAGTTGGCCATGAAGTTCCTGGAAGATGTCAATGAACAGGTTTCGGAAACTGACCAACTGTGGAGCTGGAAACTTCGTCGAGAAAATTGGAGGTCAGAATTGAATTGGCGGAAATGGAAGTTTTTGGAGCGGCTTCCAGACACGACATTGGCAGAGTACCGGGGAGCTTTGGAGGGCCTGCTTGCGAGTCCTTGGTTTAGACGCGTCTGGATCATTCAGGAGGTTGCCTGCTCAAAGAAGGCCAGAATTATGTGTGGCCGAAAGAGCATACCATCGAGGACGTTTGCTATTGCGCCAGAGTTTCTCGGTTCCGCGGTCGATGATCATGTGCAGGCAATCCTTGATGTGATGCCGGGCTTCCGAAGATCTGAATCGTGGTGGAGTCACACTCGGACTCTGGGAATTCTCTTACGGAAATTCAGAGACAGTCAGGCGACTGACATTCGAGACAAGGTCTTTGCGCTACTTGGTATGGCGCCGGACGCAGAAGCCGAGATCACGCCAGACTATGAAACGGATACCCGGCAGATTGTCCAAAAAACAGCCTCCTTTCTTGTATTCGGGAAGGTTGTTGATAAGAAAACATACGAGTTTCCGTTGTGGTCATTGCGTGAGCTGCCTGAGAAGACGGATGAGATGGTCGAAGAAGCGCTTCACAGAATGAtgagcggaggagggatcTTATCAACCGATGTCTGGATACATGTTCCCGTCAGCCTTGATCCTGCCGACTTGCTAAACGGTTGGAATACTCGTGGCGAGTATGGCCAGTATAGCACGGGCTTTGTGCGATGGAACGATCAGCGAATCCTAATGAAGCTTGCGAGATTCGTTTTTCGAGAGGCATTAGACACTCTCGCTTTGCTAGGGCCCGAACCTAACCTTGGCCAAAAAGCGTCTCGACCGTCAGTGTCACTAGCTGTATGCCTGGCAGCCCAGTATCAGCAATGGAAGGTTGTGAAGTTGCTGGTTGGGTATCCGACAGCTGTTCGAAAGTCGGATATGGACAGCCTTGAATCGCCGGGGCTGACAAGAGCTATCTGGATGGCAGCTTGGAAGCGTCACTTGAAGATGATACGCCTGATCAAATATGGCGTGGACCTCGATGCAAAGTGGGAACATGGAGATTTGGAGCGAGCAGATGCAATTGATGTTTGCAATGCCCTTGTTGTGATCGACGGCGCCTCTGATTCAGCTCTGCCCGAGTTTGACGACTCTGAAACCAAGCTGATTGGTTGGTGGCATATCTATGTTCGAGAGGTCAAGATTATGGAATTGCTGGCAGCCCGTGGTGTCCCGTTGGACCAAATTTGGGCGTTTCCGAATCGCAAGAACTGGGTTAGCAATGCGCCCAGAATTGTCGAAACGTTTATCATGCATGGTATAGAAATTGGACCCGTGTGCAAAGCTCTTTGCAAAGCTTcgggtgttggggtggtagACGGCTATGGGGATTGA
- a CDS encoding hypothetical protein (EggNog:ENOG503P7UW), with protein sequence MWHLFASGSLSSSLFFALFSLGPLAEAAQCYGINGQKTSGTQCSRDATGTGSSHSSCCDESRQEACLSSGLCFATQRGDNHTFWSQGCTDPTGMDPACPSYCGRSSQYISMPIQPSYTMLHCGSGTWCCCYDNLGMACNQAQCCARNFTLSRGLGTVTRQFDNNGDSASISSNGGANPENTVDNPMPGLPTNMPPWMRLVPVIAAGLLASLLLASIVALGFSCTQNRRLRRQVESLQNLNTSLTTEKLRSYSISRSSPTSSARPSVSAPLAPPLLITTAAANDDPVSSEPKTSVEDYLPPISARSPLTANTPSRSPHDGPSRTAMERRPSSAWVPENSYTNEEPIRTPRTPITAAYHHHLSMVNQALGPSSARSMYGVGSSDPLPQIHPQHHHYQHPQEGQWHGPPGYPIAMPSPIRPAAHEEQRPSWPIREGQNARYTTYTQSGYFPDQSESYNSSTPPEYQYEVGVNSISELPGSAERGKR encoded by the coding sequence ATGTGGCACCTCTTCGCCTCCGGTTCGCTCAGCAGCTCCCTATTTTTCGCCCTCTTTTCCCTCGGCCCATTGGCTGAAGCAGCACAGTGCTATGGTATAAACGGACAAAAGACGTCGGGGACACAGTGCAGTCGTGACGCTACAGGAACAGGTTCTTCTCACTCATCATGTTGTGATGAGAGCAGGCAAGAAGCCTGTCTCTCCAGTGGCCTCTGTTTCGCAACTCAGAGAGGGGACAATCACACGTTTTGGTCTCAAGGATGCACTGACCCAACGGGAATGGACCCGGCTTGTCCATCTTACTGTGGGAGGTCGAGCCAGTACATCTCTATGCCGATACAACCATCCTATACGATGCTTCACTGCGGAAGCGGCACCTGGTGTTGCTGTTACGACAACCTCGGAATGGCATGTAATCAGGCGCAATGTTGTGCACGAAACTTTACCCTTTCTCGAGGATTAGGAACCGTAACGAGGCAGTTCGATAATAATGGCGACAGTGCCAGTATCTCTAGTAACGGAGGAGCGAACCCCGAGAATACAGTAGACAACCCAATGCCCGGTTTACCTACCAATATGCCCCCTTGGATGCGCCTCGTTCCCGTCATTGCAGCCGGTCTGCTTGCTTcacttcttcttgccagcATCGTTGCACTTGGATTTTCTTGCACACAGAATAGAAGATTACGGCGCCAGGTTGAATCACTCCAAAATCTCAACACTAGTCTGACCACCGAAAAGCTACGAAGTTATAGCATATCCCGTTCCAGCCCAACTTCGTCGGCGAGGCCAAGTGTTTCAGCGCCATTAGCTCCGCCTCTACTGATTACAACAGCGGCAGCGAACGACGATCCGGTCAGCTCAGAGCCCAAGACTTCAGTTGAAGACTACCTTCCACCGATATCCGCTCGGTCTCCATTGACAGCAAATACTCCCTCGAGGTCGCCACATGATGGCCCAAGCCGGACAGCAATGGAGAGGAGGCCTTCATCAGCATGGGTCCCTGAAAACAGCTACACAAATGAAGAGCCAATCCGCACCCCGAGAACTCCCATCACTGCGGCGTATCACCATCACCTGTCAATGGTCAACCAAGCCCTAGGTCCATCGTCGGCGAGATCTATGTATGGGGTTGGGTCATCAGATCCTCTGCCCCAAATCCAtccacagcaccaccattATCAACATCCGCAAGAAGGTCAGTGGCATGGACCACCTGGATACCCTATCGCTATGCCATCACCAATCAGACCCGCCGCTCACGAGGAGCAAAGACCGAGCTGGCCAATACGGGAGGGACAGAACGCGAGGTACACTACGTACACTCAGAGCGGGTATTTCCCGGACCAATCTGAATCATACAACAGCAGTACGCCGCCAGAATATCAGTATGAAGTGGGGGTTAATTCGATTTCGGAACTGCCGGGGTCagcagagagagggaaaCGTTGA
- the INDA1 gene encoding Amino-acid permease inda1 (COG:E; EggNog:ENOG503NUN0), translating into MSSSEEKGPLPVTPEKEVPPPQFTHGGDAINQHRDQEDFWTRNGLNLKSFQRRGDGASIDSLDRTMKTRHLHMIAIGGSIGAGFFVGSGKALATGGPATLLIDFSIIGIMMFNTVYALGELAVMFPVSGGFYTYSTRFIDPSWGFAMGWNYVMQWSIVLPLELTVCGITIQYWTKDVNVAVWITVFMFAIIFVNVFGTLGYAEEEFWSSVLKLGATVVFMIIAVVLVCGGGPEGSAYDEYSGGKLWQDPGAFANGFRGFCSVFVTAAFSFSGTELVGLAAAEARNPVKSLPGAIKQVFWRITLFYILGLTFIGLLVRHDDDRLLGGDNPYINVDASPFVLVGLDAKLYGYDSFMNVIILVSVLSIGVSSVYGGSRTLTALSQQGYAPKIFSYIDRSGRPLISVLFVCAFGPLAYVNLSTSGVVVFDWLLALSGLAALFTWGSICLAHIRFRKAWARQGHTLDEIPFKAAGGVYGSYLGLLLVILVLIAQLFVAICPVGGGFNDVEGFFKSYLALPVVIVFWIGGFIWKRTGWLRTDQIDVDTGRRELPWDEINEYRERLAQMPAWKRVLHTVFV; encoded by the exons ATGTCGTCCTCAGAAGAGAAGGGACCCCTCCCTGTCACTCCTGAGAAGGAGGTTCCTCCCCCACAGTTCACCCACGGGGGTGATGCCATCAACCAGCATCGCGACCAAGAGGACTTCTGGACTCGCAATggcctcaacctcaagtCCTTCCAGAGACGTGGCGATGGCGCCTCCATCGACTCTCTCGACCGCACCATGAAGACCCGCCATCTGCACATGATTGCCATCGGTGGTTCTATCGGTGCTGGTTTCTTCGTTGGTTCCGGAAAGGCCCTCGCTACCGGTGGTCCCGcaaccctcctcatcgaTTTCTCCATCATTGGTATTATGATGTTCAACACGGTCTACGCTCTCGGCGAACTTGCTGTCATGTTCCCTGTCTCTGGTGGTTTCTACACGTACTCTACTCGCTTCATCGATCCTTCCTGGGGTTTCGCCATGGGCTGGAACTACGTCATGCAATGGTCTATCGTCTTGCCTCTTGAACTCACGGTCTGCGGTATCACAATTCAATATTGGACGAAAGACGTCAATGTCG CTGTCTGGATCACCGTCTTCATGTTtgccatcatcttcgtcaACGTTTTCGGCACTCTCGGGTacgctgaggaggagttcTGGTCTTCAGTACTCAAGCTCGGAGCGACTGTCGTCTTCATGATCATTgccgtcgtcctcgtctgtggtggtggtcctgAGGGCAGCGCTTACGACGAATACTCTGGTGGCAAGCTTTGGCAAGATCCTGGCGCTTTCGCCAACGGCTTCCGTGGCTTCTGCTCCGTCTTCGTCACTGCTgctttctccttctccggaACTGAGCTGGTCGGTCTTGCCGCTGCTGAGGCCCGCAACCCCGTCAAGTCTCTTCCAGGTGCCATCAAGCAGGTGTTCTGGCGTATCACCCTCTTCTACATCCTGGGTCTCACCTTCATCGGTCTCCTCGTCCGCCACGATGACGACCGTCTCCTCGGTGGTGACAACCCGTACATCAACGTCGATGCTTCTCCCTTCGTCCTGGTCGGTCTCGATGCCAAGCTTTACGGCTATGATTCGTTCATGAACGTCATTATTTTGGTCTCCGTCCTTTCCATCGGTGTTTCCTCCGTCTATGGTGGTTCCCGTACCCTCACTGCCCTTTCCCAGCAGGGTTATGCCCCCAAGATCTTCTCCTACATCGACCGCTCCGGCCGCCCTCTCATCTCCGTGCTCTTCGTTTGCGCTTTCGGCCCCCTCGCCTATGTCAACCTGAGCACTTCCGGTGTCGTTGTCTTCGACTGGCTCCTCGCCTTGTCTGGTCTTGCCGCCCTCTTCACCTGGGGTTCCATCTGCTTGGCCCATATCCGCTTCCGCAAGGCTTGGGCTCGCCAGGGTCACACTCTGGATGAGATTCCCTTCAAGGCCGCTGGTGGTGTCTATGGTTCTtacctcggcctcctccttgtcatcctcgtcttgaTCGCTCAGCTTTTCGTCGCCATCTGCCccgtcggcggcggcttcaACGATGTCGAGGGCTTTTTCAAGTCTTATCTCGCCCTTcccgtcgtcatcgtcttctgGATCGGTGGTTTCATCTGGAAGCGAACAGGTTGGCTCCGCACCGACCAGATCGATGTTGACACTGGCCGCCGCGAGCTCCCCTGGGACGAGATCAACGAGTACCGCGAGAGGCTTGCTCAGATGCCCGCCTGGAAGCGCGTCTTGCATACTGTCTTCGTctaa
- a CDS encoding hypothetical protein (COG:I; COG:J; COG:T; EggNog:ENOG503NTYP), whose amino-acid sequence AGAERLCPQWQESWHTPWRAGNEYENDDESDRKPTFGFMPNDGIVVPHPPVARALEIVKQTLTNADFESGEPIFPEIVNVSPAASADLRFHSQSRPVDVVIAPAGPHSAIPPGKFIQSAYTSALNVLNFCIAVMPITVADKNLDTLDPNFQPLADKDRRNMPSYGRSRTLRWHPGCYSAVWTPTG is encoded by the exons GCCGGGGCCGAGAGGTTATGCCCACAGTGGCAGGAATCATGGCACACTCCATGGCGAGCGGGCAATGAGTACGAAAACGACGACGAATCGGACCGTAAACCAACTTTTGGGTTCATGCCAAATGACGGCATCGTAGTTCCGCATCCACCAGTTGCCCGGGCCCTGGAGATCGTGAAACAGACTTTGACGAATGCAGATTTTGAG TCAGGGGAGCCTATCTTCCCCGAAATCGTGAACGTGTCCCCGGCAGCAAGCGCAGACCTCCGATTCCACTCCCAGA GTCGGCCTGTTGACGTTGTCATTGCTCCGGCCGGTCCACATAGTGCCATTCCACCTGGAAAGTTCATTCAATCGGCGTACACAAGCGCTCTCAACGTGCTCAACTTTTGCATCGCCGTGATGCCGATTACAGTTGCGGATAAGAACCTGGACACCCTGGACCCAAACTTCCAACCCCTTGCCGACAAGGATCGGCGAAACATGCCTTCAT ACGGACGATCCCGAACTCTTCGATGGCACCCCGGCTGCTATTCAGCTGTTTGGACGCCGACTGGGTGA